The genomic DNA CCGCCCGCCTTTACCGCGGCAATTATCATCGCCCCGGTTTTACGGGTATGGATGTATTCGAGCGTCTCCATATCACCCTTTTTCCCTTCCGATTCGATGTCTACCTCCTGGCCGCCGACGGTACCCTGCGCGCCGACTGCTTGGCCGACTATCCCTATTATTCTAATCATTATATCCGAAGGGATTCCAGAGCCGTTGGGAGGGGATTCGGACAGTATTTCAAACGCGAGCGTTAGGAGGGCGTCCCCCGCCAGGATAGCAGTGGCCTCGCCGAATTTTATGTGATTTGTTGGGAGCCCCCGCCTGAGATCGTCGTTGTCCATCGCGGGGAGGTCGTCATGGATAAGTGTGTATGTGTGGATCAGCTCTAAGGCAGCCGCTGTCGGCAAGGCGTTCTTCCTGTTTCCGCCGACAGCTTCTGTCCCGGCGACCACCAGGCATGGGCGCAGCCTTTTCCCCCCGGCAAAAACGGAGTAGGACATCGACTCAAAAAGCTTTTTCGGGATGTCTTGACGGACATTGAAAATGCGCTTTAGTTCCGATTCTATCTCTTTTCGGATTTCTTTAAAATGGGAGTTCATCCTGCTCCGATGTGGAGTCCGTTTCCATCTGTTGCGTGGAAAGATTTCCTTTCTGATCCTTTATGAGTTTTTCGATCTTTTTTTCGGCGCCGGAAAGCTGGCTCTGGCAAACCTGCGCCATCTGGATACCTTCCTCGAACATTTTCAGGGATTTCTCAAGTTCCAGTTCTCCCCCCTCAAGCTGAGAAACAATCTCTTCCAGCTTTTGAAGGGCTTTTTCGAATTTTACCGTTTCCCCTGCCATGCGCGTATTATATCCCTTTCGCCGGGAATTGGAAATGTCGTAAAGGGGCAAATAGATGTATTTTCAGCCGCTTTTCAGGGTATGTTCCGTTAATCGGTGACTGCGATCAGTAGCGGATCTCGGTCGGGTCGGAAGGGGCGGCCTTCTGCTGAGGGGTCTTGTCGAGGTCTTCCATGGAGAAGGCCCCGCTCTTGAGGAATCCGCGCACCCTTGTAACAACCGCGATCTTTGCCTGATCGACTTCCGCGACCGTAGCGTCCTTGGCAACGATCTTGTATTCGTCGCGCACTATCCTTCTTGCGTCCTCGTTGAGTGCCGAAAGTATCGCCGTCTGCACGTTCTTGTCGGACTGTACAAGGGATTTGGCGATGGTGCTTCTCTCGAGATCCCTGATGGAATCCTTCAGCACGTTTCTCGGCACCTTCGGAATGTCGGTGAACGTGAAGTAGACCTTCTTTATCAGGTGGTATGTCTCCGGGTCCTCGGACTTGAGATGTTCGAGGAGCGTTGTCTGCGACGACATATCCATGAAGTCCATCATGCTGACCATGATGCCGACGCCATCGGCGGTAATGTTTTCAAGGCTTGGCACATCAATCGCCCGTCTGGCGATCCTCTGCGCAACCGGCTGGAAGGCGTTTATAGGTATGCTCTCGAATTTCGCCAGCTCGTACGCAATTGACGCCTGCTCTTCTATCGGAAGGTTTTTCAAAACCCCGGCCATCCTTTCCGGTGAAAGTTGCGAGAGAATGAGAGCCTTGACCTTTATCTCCTCCTCCTTGACGAGATAGGTTATTTGCGCTTCATCCAGATCGTTTAGGAAGCTGAACGGTTTTACTTTCTGCTTTTTGGCTCCGTGATCTTCCATCAGTATCTTTCTCATGGTGTCGTCGTGGAACCTCTCAAGGTACTGAACGGTTTCTTCCTCGCCGATCTCCTCTTCCTTCATGACGGTTTCTATCTCTATCAGCCTATCTACCGACAGCTCGCTGAAGATGCTCTTGCCGAGGTTGAAGCCGAGCACAGAGAAGAGGATGGCGGCCTTTTTCACGCCCTCACTGCTCTCAAGCTCTTCCTTTATCCTGCTGTTAAGGAGCCTCGGTTTGCCTACACCGAGGCTGACGATCTCCTGCTTGTACTGCTCTTTTTTCATCTGGAGCTTCAGGAGTTTTTTCTCCTCATCGATGAGCCCTCTCCTTTTCTCGGCTTCGCTTAGGGATTCTGATTTCTCCCTGGCTATTCTCTGCGCTTCGGCCATCTTTTCCTTTCTGAGTTTTCGCGCGGCGGACCAATTACGAAAAAAAATTCCGAATATGGTTACAAGCATCAGCAGAAGCATTATGCCAAGGAGCGCTATGGCAAGATTTTCCCATTTCCTGTCGTCCATTGGAACTTTCTCTGCCGGGAAATCTATCTTTATGACTTCAAAGCCGTCCCCTCTGGTGACGTCCATGTCGAGCTTTTTGTAAACGAGGTTCTTAATGAATGATTCCTGCTCGCTCGTAATATTCCTGTCGACCATGAAGGTAACGAATATCTTCCTGATTATTTTTTCAATCTCCTGCTTCGTCTCCCGGACTGGAGGCGACTGAACCGGCATCGGCAAAACAGGCTGCTGTTGCTGAACAATCGTCGCGGCAGGCGGGATGAATGTCTCATCGGTAGTTACCGTCCTTTTCTGTCCCGGCGCTCTTCCTGTATCGTCTTCCATATCTTCATCGCCGAAGTCCGATCCGAGATCCGAAAAGGGGAGGCCCGGAAGTGTTTCGCCAAAATCGTCGCCTGACGCAAAGTCTCCTGAATCCTCCCTTGTCACTCTCCGTTTGATGAACCTGTTTTGCTGGAACTGCTGTTCCGGTGTGAGAACAGGCTGGAACTGGGTGACTGAAGTCTGCGGAGCCAAAGGCTGTTGCTGTATCTGCGATTGTTCCTGCGCAAGCGGCTGGGCTACCGGCTCCGGAGCCTTAGGAGCGATCGTCTCGGTTTTTGAGTCGAATATTTCAGCGTCGACCCTCAGGATGAAACGGGAATGACCAAGGTATGACGATATATCCCGGCTTAATCTCTCCTCGACCCGTTTTTCAAAAACAATTCCGCCGAGTTTGTCTTCTTCGAGTGTGGTTTTTACTTCATCCTGGGCCAGGGTGATTCCGGTCGAGGTGAGAAAGAATACAAGCGCACTGAAGAGGAAGAGCCCCCTTCCGTTCACCCATCTATTTTTCATAATCGTCATATTTTCCATTTTACCATTACCGGTGTATTTTAATTACCACTCTGCGGTTCTGCATTTGATTTTCCGCAATAGCGTTTCCAAGTTCATCCCTGTTTGGAGCCTTGGGCGCGATGTCGGCAAACCCGGAAGCCTGCAGTCTCTTTTTTTCAATACCGAATTCGATAAGCATGCGGAGCACGTTTGTAGCCCTCGCGGTCGAGAGCTCCCAGTTGGAGGGGTATTTCACAGTATTGATAGGAACGTCGTCCGTATGCCCCTCCACCGAGACCTTGTGGTCGTCGTATGAGATCACTTTCAGCGATTTGGCTACCTTGTCGATGATCGGTCTCGCGGTATCCATTATCTCCGCGTCGCCGGACAAAAAGAGGGCGGCGCTGGAGAATTCCAGCTTTATACCCTGTGCGGAGAGGTCGACCATTATTTCCTTTTCCAGGTTTTCCTGTTTAATCATCTTGTCCAGCTCGTTTTTCAGTTCATGGAACGGTTTTGTAACCTTCTTTTTGCTAACCGATTCAATAAGTCCGGCTTTGACCTCTTCATACTTTGAAGCATCTACTACCGATATCGCGGCAAGGAGAATGAAGAAGGCGAGGAGCAGGGTGACCATGTCCGAATAGGTGGTCATCCATGTTCCTTCCTCCGATTCTTCGGATCTCCTTCTTCCGGGAGAGCCGCTCTTGTTGAAAGCCATTACCTGTTCCTTTTAATGTTTTTCATTACCTGCCGCTTTTCTTTCTGCTGAACCGCTTTTTTGGCTCAATGAAAGAGTTGAGTTTGTTTTCAACGAATATGGGGTGCTGTTTTTCCGCCAGTAGGAGTATCCCGTTCATCTGTATTACTCTCACCAGCACCTCGTAATCGGTTCTTCGCCTTATTTTTTCCGCTATCGGCATGAACAGCAGGTTCGACAGGAGGGTTCCGTACAACGTCGTAGTAAGGGCTATCGCAAGTGCGGGCCCTATTGTAGAAGGGTCTTCCCCCATCTGCTGAAGCATGATTATAAGGCCTACGAGGGTACCGATCATCCCAAAGGCAGGCGCGTACGATGCCATAACCTTGAACATGCTGTACTGCCCCTGCTGGGCGTCCACCATCCCTTCTATCATGTTTTCCAGGTTGGCCTTGATCTCATCTCTCTTGTACCCGTTGATAAGGAGCATGAGACCGTCCTTTTCAAATGAATTTTTAAGCTTGAGAGCTTCGTCCTCTATCGCGGAGAGCCCCTTGCTCTTTATGATCTCCGCCCACCGCGCAAACCTCGGAACAAGGTTTGTGTATGTGGTGTCATGCGACATGAATATCTTGTATACCGACAGGAACGAGCGTTTGACGTCCTCGTAGGGGAACGCGATGAATGTCGAGGCAACCGTTCCCCCAAGGACAATCGCGAAGCCCGGCATATTTACAAATACCAGGTACTCTTTCGTACTGCTTACGATAGCGGCGACGAATATCGCGATACCGGCAATAAGTCCGATCAAGGTTGATATTGACATATCAGTACCCCATTTCCTCTAGTTTGCGTCTTACGTCATTCATGGAAGGGTCGTGCTGAAGCGCCGCTTGCCACGATTGAACCGCCAGATCGAGCTTCTTCATCCTGTAAAAGATGGAGCCTTTCAGCGCGTGCGCGTAGGCATAGTCGGGGGCTATCAGCAGGGCCTTGTTCACTTCCTTCAAGGCGAGCGTGTACCGCTTCTTATAGAACTGTCTCTGCGCCTTGTTCAGATGGTTACTTGCCCTGTTGAAAGGGGATTGCGCCTCCGACGGCTCGCCGGGGGAAATCGCTACATCCTCCTCCGGAATGTCCATCTGCACAAATACGTTCTCATCGCCGGGGTCGATGTTCATCACGATGTCGTAACTTCTCCCCTTTCGCCTTATCTGCACGGTTTGGGGCGAGCGCGTGGCAAGAGTATCATCTGCCGCCGCCCCTTGTTCGTTTGCTCCGTTCCTCTGCGGCTCGAGATTTATCGGCAGGTCGCCGGTATCCTCTCCCTTGCGGGCGGCCTCTTCCCTGGCCGCCTGTTTCACCATATCCTTTGTAGAGGAGCAGGCTGTAAGGGGGGAGAATGCAAATAGCAATATGGAGGCGGGGAGGATAACATGGGCCATAACCGCCCTTGCCAAGTTTGACCGCCATACAGTTTTCATCATTTCAATCACCTTGTTCATTTAAAAAACAAATCCGATACCGACTTCATACGTCGTTCCGCCAAAATTGATATGCGATTCGAAATCGCCGATAGGCACCAGTTCGATCCTCTTTTCAGGGATATTCACAAATCCCAGAGAGAAGGAAAAGCGCTCGCTGAATCTAAGGGTCAGGCCGCTCTTATAGATTTCGGTGTGGTGTTTCATGAACAGCGCCTCGCCAAGGGAGACGTAGTAGTTCCATGTGGAGAAATATTCCTTCCGCAGATTTTTTTCATCTACCGGCTCGTATCCCTCACCGGAGAAGAATATCTTGTCGAGCTTTAGGATAAGGTGCCCGTAAAATGCCCCTCCCGCAATGTCGAAGAACTCGGGCCTTACGATATTGGCGAAATAATCGAGCCCAACGCCGTATATGATATGTTTGGAGTTCTTCGATTCTCTCAATACCTTGAGGCTAAGAGTAGCCACCTTGTCGAGATGCTCTGCTGGGAGAGTGGCGGACTTTCTCTCATATTTGTAGCCCCATATGCCGGTCTCCAGAGCAACTTCGTACGGGCGGAGTTCCTTTTCCTCTTCGATCTCCTCAAAGATGTCCTGGAACTTTCTCGCCCATACGACCTCCCCTGTCTTTGCGTCTACGACCTTGAAATTGAGAAACAGCTTGTCGTTTTCAACATATACGTTCCAGAGGAAAAAGCCGTCGACCTTTATGTTCTTTGCAATTTCCGCGAGCCGCTGGTTCGATTCCACGGCCCTCAGGATGGTGAACGTGTTCTCCTTGAGGATGAGCTGGGTCGATTTGCACTCCATGCATTCGAATATCTGGAACCTGCCGGTTTCAAGAAGTTTGCGTGTTAGCCCGTTCTCGATAAGCTCGTATATCTTCGCTGGCAGCATTTTGTTCTGCTTGTCGGCGTTCCGGTAAAGGGCGATCTTGTTCACGCGCGGACTGATAGATAAAAGTTCCTCTTTCGAGAAATTCATCGCCATGATAAGCGTCTGAACACGTTCGTAGAGATTCGGGTTTCGCGTCTGCTCAAAGGCCTCACCTGTGAGGAGGCTTTTTACCGGCTGTCTGTTCCCAGGCTGCGGTGTTGTCCCGGGGAGAGGCGCGGTATCGTCGAATACGGTTTCATCCTGCGGAAGCTCAAGTGGCTCACCATCCGGTGGAAGCTCGTCTTCAGGCGGCAGTTCTATACTCTTCACCGGTTGAAAGTCGGGTGATGCACCCGCCGGAGGCTCCTGCGCGTATGACAGATTGGCCACTAAAAGCGCAAACAATATCGCTGACAACCAGGTATATCTACCCAGATGCAAAACTTTGACGTATTTCATTCATTTATCCCTTCTTGCGTCAAAAAGTATGCAGTAATCATTCCAATATTTGAAAATCCCGGAAAAATAACCACATAGAGAGAGGGGAGCGTTAAAAAATTGACGTAAATTCCCTTTTTTACGTAGGAAACTTGCTCCAGTTTTATCTCCTTAAAAGAAGCGAGGAGGTGGTGACAATCTCTACAAAAGCGAATTTTCCAAAATTGTGAGGCCAACCTACAAAAAATGTAGGATATATTTCTCCCTAAACTGAGCATCTTTCTCCCTTTGGTTTGAATGAAACGTAACATATTATAGCAACAAAAGAGCCTTCTCCGCACCCGGCTTCTGGAAGCCGTTTTCACCCGGTTTGTCGCGATCTTTTCCGAATTTGCCATAGCTGAATAAAGTCTCCCTATAAGCGAGCCCTCGCTGTTCTTTCAAGTCGATGAGCGAAAATTGCTCTCAACAGCTAGTATACTATTACTGGTAAACAGCGCATTCATGGCAATGAAAATTTGCCCGGGATCTGGAGAAACCGAGTAAATAGATCTTTCGTTCTGGAAAATTGAAATTTAACAATTCGAAGAGGGGGGTGGCAAATTGGGATCATCGTCAGTCACGGAAAATTCGTTCCGCGAAACAACGCTTGGCAAGACAGGGAGGGTAGTTGGAAGGATTGCCGTCTCCGGCGGCTACGGTGTGCCGGCTGGCGCGGTCGAGATGGCGTTCGAGCGGGGGTGCAACTATTTCTATCACGGTTCATTCCGCAAAAAAGGGATGAATGAAGCGATTAAAAATCTTTGCGCCGCCGGGAAGAGGGATGAGCTTTTCATAGTCGCCCAGGTCTATACGAGATGGGGCTGGCAGTTCCGCAGAAGTTTTTACAGCTTCCTAAAGAAAACCGGCCTTGATTATGCCGATGCGCTCTTACTCGGCTGGTACAACTCTACCCCCTCCCCGAAGATACTCGACATCTGCGCGGAACTAAGGGAGAAGGGGCTTGTTCGCCATATCGCCATCTCGGGGCACAACAGGCCGGCGTTCCCGGTGTTCGCCGAGAAGGGTGTCGGAGATATATTTCATATACGGTACAACGCCGCCCACAGGGGGGCGGACTCGGACGTATTCCCGATGCTGAAAGGGGATCGTCCCGGCACGGTTGCCTATACGGCCACTTCGTGGGGACAGCTGTTAAAGAAGGGGAAAATGCCCGCCGGAGAAATGGTGCCGCGGGCTTCGGACTGTTACAGGTTCGTATTGTCGAATCCAAATTTCGACCTCTGCATGACAGGCCCCGCCGACACTGCACAGATGGGGGAGGCTCTCGCCGCTCTTGACCGCGGGGCGATGAGCGAGGAGGAGCTTGCCTGGATGCGCCGTGTCGGCGACCATGTGAGTCGTAAGAGTTTCAGATAGGTATAGAGAACCGGCAGAGGAGCGTATGCTCTCGCCCCTCTGCCGGTTGATGGATCAGTTTCTGTCCGGTATCGGCGTCGAATCGGTCGACGGCGGGAGTATCGGGAGGACTATATCGGGCATCTTGCCTGTCAGCGATTTAAGGAACGCCACTATCGCGTCGACGTCGTCCCTTGAGACAGGCTCACCTAGCTGGTAGAGTGCCATATCCTTTACCGCGTCCTCGAGTTTCCAGTGCCGCCCGTCATGGAAGTAGGGGTATGTCAGCTCAATGTTTCGGAGCGAGGGGATCTTGAAAACATTTTTATCCTCTTCCGCCTTGGTCACGCCGAATCGCCCCAGGTCTTCCATGTTTTTCGGTTTTTTTACCACGCCGAATTTCTGGTATCCGTTTCCTCCTACCGCTGGTCCGTTATGGCAACCGGCGCAATTGATGTTCATGAAGATGCGCAGGCCCTCTTTCTCTTTCTCTGTGAGCGCCTTGTTGTCCCCTTTCAGAAAGCTGTCGAATCTTGAAGGGGTGAGGAGTGTCCTTTCGAAGGCGCCGATGGCGTTAGCGATGTTTTCATACCTGAGAGGTTCCTTTTCGTTTGGGAACGCCTTTCCGAATCGATAGACATATTCCGGTATCGAGCCGAGCCTTTTAAGCACGAGTTTTTGAGTTGCCCCCATTTCAACATCGGCTAGTATCGGCCCTTGTGCCTGCGCCTCCACGTCCGCGGCCCGTCCATCCCAGAACTGGGCGATGTGTAGCGAAGCGTTCAGCACCGTTGGAGCGTTCCTTCCGCCGACCATCCATTTATGCCCGGTGGAGAAAGGGTTGTTATCCACGCCGCCTGTTGAGAGATTGTGGCACGACGCGCAGGAAAATACATTCGATTTTGAAAGACGCGTTTCGAAGTAGAGCATCTTGCCAAGTTCCAGCTTCTCCTTGTTGGCCGGGTTTTCGTTTTTAAATACCGGTTTGTCGGGGAGCGGCTCGAAGTATCCGAGAGCCTCATCGCGGAGAGCGGCATCATCCGCGGCATGCGCGGAATGTATTGGCAATCCGATAAGGAAAACGGTGAAGAGCGCGAAAGACAACAATCTGAGAGGT from Nitrospinota bacterium includes the following:
- a CDS encoding polyprenyl synthetase family protein; amino-acid sequence: MNSHFKEIRKEIESELKRIFNVRQDIPKKLFESMSYSVFAGGKRLRPCLVVAGTEAVGGNRKNALPTAAALELIHTYTLIHDDLPAMDNDDLRRGLPTNHIKFGEATAILAGDALLTLAFEILSESPPNGSGIPSDIMIRIIGIVGQAVGAQGTVGGQEVDIESEGKKGDMETLEYIHTRKTGAMIIAAVKAGGLIGNANDRELASLAKYGENIGHAFQIVDDILDVTGNTEELGKSAGSDDARSKMTYPSLLGLDRSRELASEKIINAIAALKDLKGNIKPLEELALFIGSRTH
- a CDS encoding exodeoxyribonuclease VII small subunit; the protein is MAGETVKFEKALQKLEEIVSQLEGGELELEKSLKMFEEGIQMAQVCQSQLSGAEKKIEKLIKDQKGNLSTQQMETDSTSEQDELPF
- a CDS encoding OmpA family protein is translated as MAFNKSGSPGRRRSEESEEGTWMTTYSDMVTLLLAFFILLAAISVVDASKYEEVKAGLIESVSKKKVTKPFHELKNELDKMIKQENLEKEIMVDLSAQGIKLEFSSAALFLSGDAEIMDTARPIIDKVAKSLKVISYDDHKVSVEGHTDDVPINTVKYPSNWELSTARATNVLRMLIEFGIEKKRLQASGFADIAPKAPNRDELGNAIAENQMQNRRVVIKIHR
- a CDS encoding MotA/TolQ/ExbB proton channel family protein, which encodes MSISTLIGLIAGIAIFVAAIVSSTKEYLVFVNMPGFAIVLGGTVASTFIAFPYEDVKRSFLSVYKIFMSHDTTYTNLVPRFARWAEIIKSKGLSAIEDEALKLKNSFEKDGLMLLINGYKRDEIKANLENMIEGMVDAQQGQYSMFKVMASYAPAFGMIGTLVGLIIMLQQMGEDPSTIGPALAIALTTTLYGTLLSNLLFMPIAEKIRRRTDYEVLVRVIQMNGILLLAEKQHPIFVENKLNSFIEPKKRFSRKKSGR
- a CDS encoding aldo/keto reductase; its protein translation is MGSSSVTENSFRETTLGKTGRVVGRIAVSGGYGVPAGAVEMAFERGCNYFYHGSFRKKGMNEAIKNLCAAGKRDELFIVAQVYTRWGWQFRRSFYSFLKKTGLDYADALLLGWYNSTPSPKILDICAELREKGLVRHIAISGHNRPAFPVFAEKGVGDIFHIRYNAAHRGADSDVFPMLKGDRPGTVAYTATSWGQLLKKGKMPAGEMVPRASDCYRFVLSNPNFDLCMTGPADTAQMGEALAALDRGAMSEEELAWMRRVGDHVSRKSFR
- a CDS encoding cytochrome-c peroxidase gives rise to the protein MPLPHTMPTPLRLLSFALFTVFLIGLPIHSAHAADDAALRDEALGYFEPLPDKPVFKNENPANKEKLELGKMLYFETRLSKSNVFSCASCHNLSTGGVDNNPFSTGHKWMVGGRNAPTVLNASLHIAQFWDGRAADVEAQAQGPILADVEMGATQKLVLKRLGSIPEYVYRFGKAFPNEKEPLRYENIANAIGAFERTLLTPSRFDSFLKGDNKALTEKEKEGLRIFMNINCAGCHNGPAVGGNGYQKFGVVKKPKNMEDLGRFGVTKAEEDKNVFKIPSLRNIELTYPYFHDGRHWKLEDAVKDMALYQLGEPVSRDDVDAIVAFLKSLTGKMPDIVLPILPPSTDSTPIPDRN